The Paenibacillus sp. BIC5C1 DNA segment CTGATTCGTGATATTTCCCAGGCTTTGAACAAATTGAAAGCTTGTGTGTAATCATTAATTTCTAAAGGTTAGTTTATATGGGGGAGTAATCCGCCAATCAGGACCACCCGTCCAACGGGTGGTTTGCTCTTGGGGTATAACCCCCTGTTGCCAAACTGCGCCTAAAGACGCTAGCCTGACAGCAGGGCCGTTCAGGCTCATTGTTATTTGTCTCTTTCACTTACCAGTTAAACTGGTTTCACTTCTTTTGCTCCGATTACTGCTAAATGGATCTTCGTATTCTTTTACACTCAGCTTATCTAACGCCTGATCATGTGCTTCTTGCTCACGAATATACTTTCTCACTGTTGCTTCATTTAGCCCCACTGTGCTCACGTAGTACCCTTCGGCCCAAAATTTTTGATTCCCATATTTATACTTGAGCTGGGCATGCTTTTCGAAGATCATGAGCGAACTTTTCCCCTTCAGATATCCCATAAATGTTGAGACTGCAATTTTAGAAGGGATAGCTACCAGCATATGGACATGATCGGGCATCATGTGACCTTCTATAATTTCTACTCCTTTGTACTTACACAAACGTTTGAAGATTTCGATTAAATCTCTTCTCACTTGATTATAGATTTCTTTCCGTCTATACTTCGGGGTAAATACAATGTGGTATTTGCACATCCACTTTGTGTGAGCTAGACTGTAGCTCTTGGTTGCCATTGAAGACCATTCCTTTCTTTTGAGCCTGAACATCTCAATTTTATCGGAATGGTCTTGGTGGTCAAACCCTCGATCCCTCCACCCGCATAGCGGGTGGTTTTTTGTTTCGCGCGTTTCACGCACTCAACTGGCTAAAGCCATAATGAAAAAGTCGCCATGTTGAATGGCGACTTCTTTTTTTGTCTAATGTTATATGTTTATAACTGTACTTCTAAAATTGAATCACGATCATTTGATGACAGGACCACTCCGGTATCGTGTAGGTCACAAGGCCGTTCACCTGACTGAATGGAAGACTAAGGTTCTGAGGAGCCAGATACACGTCCTGTACTTGTTCGGCAACCGCCACCGCCACCTCTGTATTGATAAGTGGAGGGATATCCTCGATAACTTCCACACCTTGTCCTCTACGTACTGGAGAGGCATACAGCAGATGATTCACCCAACGATTCGAGTTCGTCTGCATCTGCAGCGTGGTAACCCCTTGGGCTGGCAGGTTGGTCATCAGCGACTTGTTGTTACTCAGTAAACGGTCAAGCGCGTAACAGATGATTTCCTTGACAGCCAAGCTCCCCTTCGTCGCATAATCTTCAAAAACATTCCATGCGATATAGATTCCATCCTGACCCTCAGCCATGCCAGTTCCCGATTCCTGCAGATCAGAAGGCGTATGCTGGTGAGAGCAGAACGTGAACAATTCACGGTTAAAATATGAATTTTCCTTACTGCCAAGTACGATGCCATCTGTCGTTGGCACGGTGTTTTGTCCTTCGGTGTACATGACGAAAGAGGCTGTACGCAGGGAAGGAAGTTCGAAATTCGGACGGAAATAGGAGGGGCGGAATGAGGAAACCTCCTGATATTCTACACCCAAATCGAATTCAAAGCCCGTTCCATCCGGTGAGAGTCCGGAACGGCCAGTGGCGAGAATTTTGCCGCCCCCGGCAAGAAAGGTTGTCAGTTTGATTTTGATTAACTCTGTAACGCTAATGGCATCCGGCAAAATAACAACTTTATATTTGGAAAGATCAGCCTGCAGATCTACCACATCGAAGAGATAGTGGCCTTCCAGCAAAACTCTTACAGCGCCTGTATCGTGGTGGTGCATGTGCTGGTTATGAGGATCGCTTCCAGATTCCCATAAAGTTGCCTCCACTGACAGCAACGCGATATCGGCAATAGCGGTAGTATTTCGGCACCATTCTTCCTTTGCTTCTACCTCGCGGTAAGCTTCCCCGATCAACGAATACGTGGCATGATCCATCTGACCACCCGGATGCAGCTGATCTCCAATGGAGCAGCGTGCCCCGTTCGCAAGACTCAGTGCAGTTTCATAACGCAGCGCGTTGGGATGTTTGTATCCACCAAATTCACCCCAGGAAGTATGGAATTTTCCGGTCATGCCGAGGAAATCCATGCCCAGTGTTTGCGCATAACGTGCAGAGAGCGGGAAGTGGTCATACCCCCAGCCGCCCGTTGGTAGCGATTCCAACTCCAAATGGGTATTCATATGGGCGAGATCCCGCCGCCCACGGTCGACGTGACTGCTGTTGTGGAACACTGGTAATCCGGGTTTCACTGCATGCACAGTCTCATTCATTCGATTAGCGTAACGAGCATACGTCTGTTCCCACAGTTTTCTCATATCTTGAATGTTCCGTGGATCGGAACCCTGTGAGCGAATCTCGGCAACACAATATTGACAATAACATTCCCGAACACCAACGATATCGAGGAAAATGCCGTCCACATCATATTTCTTTACAACTTCCTCGACCTGTAGGGTAAGAACGTCAAGATAAGGGGTGTTCATGCAAAATTGATGATATCCTGGCGTCATGAAGTCGGCTGTCCAACTGATCTGCTCCTGCTGATTGCGGATGAGCCATTGTGGATGTTTGCGTGCGAGTCGCTCATCCAGGCCAGCAGAGAGATAGACCGGTGTTTTCACGCCTATCTCATGAGCAGCCTCAATCTGGGCACCCAGAAGATCGAAATTCAGATGTGGATGCATTTGATTAGCAGTAGTTGGATGATATGCCCAGCCATGATGGCACTTGGAGAATATGGTGATGGAATCGACATGCCCAGTTTTGAGCATCTCCTGAAATTGCTGCTTCGAAAAATCACGGCCAATGCCTTCAATGGCTTCTGACGTATGAAAGTCGAGATGAACCTGACGAAATTTCATGCTTGCTTCCCCCTGGTTATTAAATGATAGAATCATATTATATCTACCACTCTAATCGATCATTAGCTCCGATACAGCTGACAATTACGACTATATATAGCACATTATCTACATTTTGAACTAAGGGGGGACCTTATGCTTGTACTTGAACTTCAAGTTCCGCCGTTTCCGCTACTAGCAGCCATTGGACACACCGAATGGCAGCCGGGGATGCAGCATGCCCAGCGTAGCTTTGAGGTGTTTGATCTTATTATTTGCGCCAAAGGAACGCTGTACATGGAGGAAGATGGCATCCGTTACGAGATTGTGGAAGGTATGATGCTTGTTCTTGAACCTGGCAAAGACCACCGTGGCTATAGACCAACGGATGTGCAGACGGAGGTATACTGGATTCATTTCCAGCTTCCCTCTGTGCAAAAGATGATTTTAAAAGAAAAGACGACTTGGGAGCAGCCTTTGCTTCAACAAACAGACCAGGATATAGAGGCTCCCCCAGGAGTCATTGAAATTCCCAAATTCGCCGGGGTGGATCTACGTAACCTGGAGCCGATACTGAAAGAAATGCTTGAGCTGCACCATGTACTCACCCGTCAGCGTGCCTTCGAGCTGCATGTTTTGTTGGGCCAATTCCTACTGCAATTACAGAAGGGAATGAGACAGAACAGCCCGCAGGCTCGTTCCTATTTTTTGAGCGAAAAGGTGGCGAATTATCTTGGTCAACGCTTGGAGCAGCCGTTTGATTCGGGACAGATGGAGCGTGATCTGCTTTATCATTTTGATTACCTGGCCCGCTGCCTGAAGCAGTATACGGGGATGAGCCCGCTGCAATACAGGCATCACCTGCAAATGGAGAAGGCCAAGCGGTTATTGGCACATTCGGAGCTTCCGCTGAAGCGTATCGGCGAGTTGTGTGGACTGCAGGACCATAACTATTTTACACGGCTGTTCAAACGTCAAACTTCCCTTACGCCTGGAGAGTACCGCAAAAAACATCAGTTATATTTCATGGAATAGATAGGATCAAACAAAAAAACCGCCCGTAAGGGCGGTGGATGATGACGTATTCAATGTCCTGGAATTTCAAATGCTCAAGCTTTAAAGTCATTGCTTCGTACAGGACTAGCATTCGATAAGGCCTGCCGAAGACTATCCGCTCCATGCTCCTGGTAACTGGGAGTGCCCGGTTGTTGGCGCCAGGATTCATCCAATCCGCCGGCGTCTATGGCGTCAAATCCCAGCTCCTCGACAAGTTGAAGCACAATTTTCTTTGTATCAGGATCATCACCAGCTATCGGCAGAGCAAGTCGATCCGGTGAACCGGCAGGCAGTCCACGTTCAAGCAAATTTATAGCGGAAATGCCATTAAAGGCTTTGTTAACAGGATGTTTCAAATATTTCTCGACCCAGCGACTTTCAGGTAAGCCACCTTCGATCTCGGGAATCAAGCCGTCACGCTGTCGGGGGTAATAGTTCCCGGTGTCAATAATGGCAGCACCAGGTGCAATGTGATCTAAGATACCATCAGGGAGATCCGGAATATTTTTTTGTGGAATCGTTACAATGACCAGCTCGGCTCCATGGGCGACTTCCGTTACTTCAAGTGGTTTTGCGCCTGTCTCTTCAGCCAGATCCGTCAAGGTATGAGGACCACGTGAGTTAGCAATCGAGACATCATGACCAAGTTTGGTGAGACGACGGGTGAGATTACCACCGATATTTCCGGTTCCAATAATTGCGATTTTCATTTATTCCGACTTCCTTTCCCGATTTAATATGGTATGACAGTTTTACTGTAACAGAGAACAATGAAGCTGTAAACTACTTCTTGACTGAACGTTACAAATTACCTATACTAAGATTTATTATTTCGTTGAGAAGGGAGGGAATGCAGTGACCAGAGGTGGAAGACCACGAGAATTTAAGGATACGGCTGTAATTGACGCAGCCATGGATGCTTTTTGGTTGAATGGATACGAAGGGTGCTCTACTGAGGATCTATGTAAACAGACCGGTCTCGGGAAGGGCAGTTTATATAATGCGTTTGGCAGCAAACATGATTTATACGAAAAGGTACTCCAGCGTTACCATGAGGAAGGGATACGGGAGCAAAGCGAGATTTTACAGAGCTCCTTGCCGTTGAAAGAAAGATTACGCGGCCTGCTGGAGTGGGGTATACAGGAGGATTTTTCGGAATCAGGACGAAGAGGCTGTCTTCTAATTAATGCAGCAATGGAACGGGCACGGGTTGATCCTATGGTTGAACAAGTGGTAACACGTCATATCGGATTTTTGGAGGATGCACTTTGTGATCTGATGGAGCAGGGTACGCAGTCAGGAGAGATTACTTCAGGGAGACCAGCCAAAGAACTGGCAAGCCTGTTTCTAAGCAGCTATTACGGACTTCGTGTACTTAACAGCTCTTCACAGAACCGTGATCTGGCAAAAAGTATTGTAGAAGGTACATTGGCAGCTATTTACTAGCCGGGGAATCCGGCACTTTTTTTGCATTAGTTTTGTACCGATCATTACAATAGTGTGATTTTATAAGTCATATGAAAAGGGGAATTGAACATGCCATTGGCAATCTATGTGCTTAGCTTGGCTATTTTTTGCATGACTACCTCAGAATTTATGGTAGCTGGAATGATGAATACCCTTGCTGGGGAGTTTGGAGTATCTGTCTCGCAAGTAGGCTATTTGATAACAGCCTTTTCAGCAGGAATGGTCGTAGGAGGTCCCTTACTAACCGCTGCTCTGCTGAATATGCCTAGGAAAAAAGCGTTTATTATGCTAACCGGACTGTTTCTCGTTGGACAGTTGCTTGGCGCGATCGCTGGCAGTTATGAGGTTATGATGGCCTCACGCATCATAGCAGGTGTTGCTTCCTCGGCTGCGTTTGGCGTATCCATCTCGATCTCTGCATCGCTCGTGGAGGAAAACCAGCGGGGACGGGCGGTGTCGATAATCTTCGGTGGTCTTATGATCGCCACGGTTCTGGGTACACCTGCTGCAACGTGGGTGGCCGATGCATATGGCTGGCGTTTCAGTTTTTGGGCGGTCGCCATTCTTGTTCTACTGTCAGGTGTAACTGCATTGCGGTTGATCCCCGTATTATCCAGACCGGAGCCCACAAGTTTGCGTCATGAAATGAAATCTTTTCGCAATCGCAAGTTATGGGCGGCTTACCTGACAAGTTTTCTTATTATAGGAGCCGCCTTTGCAGCATTCAGCTACTTTGCTCCAATTTTTACAGAGTTGACAGGCTTTTCAACGTCCGCGGTGCCACTATTGTTTGTTGTGTATGGAGCTGCTACGGTTGTTGGTAATCTGATCACTGGTCGACTGGCGGACCGATATACTATGCTGATTCTAACGATAGGGCTTGTTCTCTTGACGTTTGGTCTTCTGATATTCGCTATTGGCGTACATACAGCTGCCGTGGTTATTCCTGCCGTAATCATCATCGGGTTGGCCGGAGTTCCAATGAACCCGCCTATGGTCGCGCGAGTGATACGTACGGGAGGAAGTGGTCTGATGGTGAACACCGTTCACACCGCAATCGTCACCTTTGGTGTAGTGGTAGGGTCTTCTGTTGGAGGCTTGGCTATTAGTGCCGGTTATGGTCTGGTTGCACCGATCTGGGTCGGGGTTGTGTTGGCTTTGGTAGGTGTAATTTCACTGCTTCCGTATATGCGAGGAATCTTCAAAGTTAAGGTTGTAGATATGGATATAAAACATTAAAAAGTGTTTGATTGTGGGTAGTCTTTCAGAACATGGTGTTCAATCATAGGAATAAAAGCAGCCCAGATACGATAAAAGTACTGGACTGCTTCTATTTTTTTGAAATGTGCCCCGGGACATTTCTTCGTAATATTTATAATCCTAATGAATTATTCTAATAGATTATTCTTCTGAGATAAATCTTTTGCCAAGCAACCACATTACGCCGCTAATGATTAGAAAATATAAGGGCATTACCAGCAGTGAACCGTTATGCAGAGCACCCATTCCCCATGTGGTCAGGCTTACCAGCAAGTAGTAGCCCAAGCTGAATATGGCACCTGCTGTGCCGATTACATCTTTAAAATGGACAAGGGCAAGACTCAGACAATTGGGCAAAGCAATACCTGCGCCAATCAACAGAACAAACATGGCAGTTAACATGCAGATGATCTGCAAAAGATTGGGCAGCATAGACAAGCTGCTTCCAAGGGTTAGGAGCATAGCTCCACTGGTCATGACCAGACAGCCCAAACGAATGATCTTTTCCGGTGTGTAAACGGTCAATAATCTTTTGGAAATCATTGCACCGACCACCGATGCCAAAGCCACAATAATGCCCAGAAAACCATATACGCCAGGCGACAGATCAAAGTGTTCTATGAAGATGAAGGGAGCTTCGGCATAATAACTGAATAAAACTCCGTTAATACCTCCGATCAATACGCCAAACACCATTACGCGTGGCATAGCTAGCATCTTTTTAACAACCGGAAGTATAGCGACTTCGGACCGTAAAGAAACGTTCGTTGTCTCTGGCAGTTTAAGAAAAGCATATATGAACAACAAAACGCTCATCAGTACTAACGCCAAGAATACCCATCTGAAGCCAAGGGCCTGATCAATCCAACCACCAATAAGTGGTCCAACTGCCGGCGTAAATGCAATAACGGCAGAGATTTGGGCAAACATCGCATGTCTTCGATCTCCCGATACACTTTCTCGAAGCATGGTTTGGGTGATAATCGAGCCAGTTGCGGCACCAAAAGCCTG contains these protein-coding regions:
- the tnpA gene encoding IS200/IS605 family transposase, giving the protein MATKSYSLAHTKWMCKYHIVFTPKYRRKEIYNQVRRDLIEIFKRLCKYKGVEIIEGHMMPDHVHMLVAIPSKIAVSTFMGYLKGKSSLMIFEKHAQLKYKYGNQKFWAEGYYVSTVGLNEATVRKYIREQEAHDQALDKLSVKEYEDPFSSNRSKRSETSLTGK
- a CDS encoding family 10 glycosylhydrolase, whose amino-acid sequence is MKFRQVHLDFHTSEAIEGIGRDFSKQQFQEMLKTGHVDSITIFSKCHHGWAYHPTTANQMHPHLNFDLLGAQIEAAHEIGVKTPVYLSAGLDERLARKHPQWLIRNQQEQISWTADFMTPGYHQFCMNTPYLDVLTLQVEEVVKKYDVDGIFLDIVGVRECYCQYCVAEIRSQGSDPRNIQDMRKLWEQTYARYANRMNETVHAVKPGLPVFHNSSHVDRGRRDLAHMNTHLELESLPTGGWGYDHFPLSARYAQTLGMDFLGMTGKFHTSWGEFGGYKHPNALRYETALSLANGARCSIGDQLHPGGQMDHATYSLIGEAYREVEAKEEWCRNTTAIADIALLSVEATLWESGSDPHNQHMHHHDTGAVRVLLEGHYLFDVVDLQADLSKYKVVILPDAISVTELIKIKLTTFLAGGGKILATGRSGLSPDGTGFEFDLGVEYQEVSSFRPSYFRPNFELPSLRTASFVMYTEGQNTVPTTDGIVLGSKENSYFNRELFTFCSHQHTPSDLQESGTGMAEGQDGIYIAWNVFEDYATKGSLAVKEIICYALDRLLSNNKSLMTNLPAQGVTTLQMQTNSNRWVNHLLYASPVRRGQGVEVIEDIPPLINTEVAVAVAEQVQDVYLAPQNLSLPFSQVNGLVTYTIPEWSCHQMIVIQF
- a CDS encoding AraC family transcriptional regulator, coding for MLVLELQVPPFPLLAAIGHTEWQPGMQHAQRSFEVFDLIICAKGTLYMEEDGIRYEIVEGMMLVLEPGKDHRGYRPTDVQTEVYWIHFQLPSVQKMILKEKTTWEQPLLQQTDQDIEAPPGVIEIPKFAGVDLRNLEPILKEMLELHHVLTRQRAFELHVLLGQFLLQLQKGMRQNSPQARSYFLSEKVANYLGQRLEQPFDSGQMERDLLYHFDYLARCLKQYTGMSPLQYRHHLQMEKAKRLLAHSELPLKRIGELCGLQDHNYFTRLFKRQTSLTPGEYRKKHQLYFME
- a CDS encoding NADPH-dependent F420 reductase yields the protein MKIAIIGTGNIGGNLTRRLTKLGHDVSIANSRGPHTLTDLAEETGAKPLEVTEVAHGAELVIVTIPQKNIPDLPDGILDHIAPGAAIIDTGNYYPRQRDGLIPEIEGGLPESRWVEKYLKHPVNKAFNGISAINLLERGLPAGSPDRLALPIAGDDPDTKKIVLQLVEELGFDAIDAGGLDESWRQQPGTPSYQEHGADSLRQALSNASPVRSNDFKA
- a CDS encoding TetR/AcrR family transcriptional regulator → MTRGGRPREFKDTAVIDAAMDAFWLNGYEGCSTEDLCKQTGLGKGSLYNAFGSKHDLYEKVLQRYHEEGIREQSEILQSSLPLKERLRGLLEWGIQEDFSESGRRGCLLINAAMERARVDPMVEQVVTRHIGFLEDALCDLMEQGTQSGEITSGRPAKELASLFLSSYYGLRVLNSSSQNRDLAKSIVEGTLAAIY
- a CDS encoding MFS transporter, with amino-acid sequence MPLAIYVLSLAIFCMTTSEFMVAGMMNTLAGEFGVSVSQVGYLITAFSAGMVVGGPLLTAALLNMPRKKAFIMLTGLFLVGQLLGAIAGSYEVMMASRIIAGVASSAAFGVSISISASLVEENQRGRAVSIIFGGLMIATVLGTPAATWVADAYGWRFSFWAVAILVLLSGVTALRLIPVLSRPEPTSLRHEMKSFRNRKLWAAYLTSFLIIGAAFAAFSYFAPIFTELTGFSTSAVPLLFVVYGAATVVGNLITGRLADRYTMLILTIGLVLLTFGLLIFAIGVHTAAVVIPAVIIIGLAGVPMNPPMVARVIRTGGSGLMVNTVHTAIVTFGVVVGSSVGGLAISAGYGLVAPIWVGVVLALVGVISLLPYMRGIFKVKVVDMDIKH
- a CDS encoding multidrug effflux MFS transporter — encoded protein: MKKYAVPSLLLMIVLIAFPQISETIYTPSLPDIAAALGVSNSSVQFTLSIYFIGFALGVFCWGWLSDLIGRRPAMLGGLIVYGIGSLMCFYSESIQLLLVGRFVQAFGAATGSIITQTMLRESVSGDRRHAMFAQISAVIAFTPAVGPLIGGWIDQALGFRWVFLALVLMSVLLFIYAFLKLPETTNVSLRSEVAILPVVKKMLAMPRVMVFGVLIGGINGVLFSYYAEAPFIFIEHFDLSPGVYGFLGIIVALASVVGAMISKRLLTVYTPEKIIRLGCLVMTSGAMLLTLGSSLSMLPNLLQIICMLTAMFVLLIGAGIALPNCLSLALVHFKDVIGTAGAIFSLGYYLLVSLTTWGMGALHNGSLLVMPLYFLIISGVMWLLGKRFISEE